The genomic segment CCGCTTCGAGACGCCCTCGGCCCGACCGAGGGCGTGCTCGATGTCGGACAGGATCGCCGAGAGTTCGCTCCAATCGACGGGCTTAACGAGGTGCCGATCGAACCCGGCGGTGGTGGTCATTTCCCGCGCCGCGTCCGTGCCGTTGGCGGTGACCGCAATCAAAAAGACCGGCCGGGACCGGCGCCACTGGCGGAGGCGCTCGGCCAGTTCGCACCCGCTCATCCCCGGCATGTTAAAGTCGATCAGGCACACGTCCGGTGAAAAGCGCAGCGCCTCGGCAAGGGCCGAGGGGCCGTCGTAACACACCGCGACCTCGCAGCCGTAGAGTTCCAACAGGACCGCCGCCGAGTCGGCCGCGTCCTGGTTGTCGTCCACGCACATCACTCGGAGTGGCACGGCTTCCACATTCACTGCTCCCGATCCTCGGTCCGACTGCCCGCTGCCGCACTCGCACCGCGGGTCGAATTACGCACGCTCGAACTCGTCGTTCGGAACTCACCTGCGCGACACAAAATAAATAAAAGGTGTTACAATCGATCGACCCACTCGCGGTTCGGGCGCCATCAACACGCAGGGCCGACACCGCGATGGTGTCGGCCCCTGAAGCGTGACGCACCGAACACGTTAGATGTCGGTCGTGCGGCGGCGCCCCGAGATGAGCGAGATCACCGCGAGGACCAGGAAGACGAACAGCAGGACCTGACCGATCCACGCCGCGTCGCCCGCGATCCCGCCGAAGCCGAACAGGGCCGCGATGAGTGCCACCACGAAGAACATAATTGCCCAGCTTGCCATGATCGCCTCGTTATATCTGTTAAGTGTCAGTGACTCGTTCAAACCGA from the Frigoriglobus tundricola genome contains:
- a CDS encoding response regulator, coding for MEAVPLRVMCVDDNQDAADSAAVLLELYGCEVAVCYDGPSALAEALRFSPDVCLIDFNMPGMSGCELAERLRQWRRSRPVFLIAVTANGTDAAREMTTTAGFDRHLVKPVDWSELSAILSDIEHALGRAEGVSKRVQRGH
- a CDS encoding DUF1328 domain-containing protein, which produces MASWAIMFFVVALIAALFGFGGIAGDAAWIGQVLLFVFLVLAVISLISGRRRTTDI